The DNA segment CCTTATATAGTCAAAGCGGTGTATCGTTCAAATGAGACCCAATAATGACCGGTATGAATTCAGCTGTCGTACTAAcaaggtttgttttttatgcctgcactgctgcactggtgcaataagttaaaataagacaaatatatttttttcattctaagggctaccgcacaaactcttccataacgcgttacgttacgttaagtactccatacgaacctaagttgtacttaaaatttaacttaaatcaacgcacaaagaaatctttaacgtaagaacttaagaacttacgttaagcTGGTTacacacactttccgtagaacgtaacagtaaggtttcgacATGTTGGATTGGACGACCGTAACAGTAAGCGACtaaatcaagtacgtgattggtcaaaaccttactgttacgttctacggaaagtgtgtgtgacccgctttaaggatttctttgtgcgttgatttaagttaaattttaagtacaacttaggttcgtatggagtacttaacgtaacgtaacgcgttatggaagagtttgtgcggtggccctaacttattgcactagtacagcagtgcaggaataaaaaacaaaaggtctgttctttctagctgcactgttgcactggtgcaataattaagttaaagtaagacaagtatatttttctcattctaacttattgcaccagtgcaacagtgcagctagaaagaacagaccaaaacCTACACTTTcaataatttggaaaatgCTATTTGATTGCTAGTCGTTTGctaatttttacatgtttttttattttgtttgcatatttaattatctttcgcaaaaaatcaaaattaaaatttggacAAGTCGCTATTCGGAAAAATCGCTATTTGGAACTTCaatggaaagcacccattGTTGCTGACAGTCGTCTGACAGTTTGACACGCGTCTGCTAATGCTCACGTTATTGCGCACGCGTGGAATTGGTCTGATGGTCTCTCCATTTGGGAACATTGGTCTGACCGTCTGACGTATCTTAACGGCGAATCGGCGGATGCAGCGAGATCTATACGTCAAAAAGTACGAGTGGCTGTATATTTTGAAAGAGTTTTGACTTTAACCTCGCGACGGAGCTGGATTTGGCCGCACAGGACTCAATATGTTGGCCCTCATCAATCGGATCTTGGACTGGTTCAAGTCCCTTTTCTGGAAGGAAGAGATGGAACTCACTCTTGTCGGTCTGCAATACAGTGGAAAGACTACCTTTGTGAATGTCATAGCGGTATGTGAGTCATGGAACTCTCTATTTATCTCGCGTGCGCGTTATCCTCATCCACGACGATCAGGTGTCAACGTGAAACACGAGACTCGTGAAAGAATTTGCAATACTCTGCGTGTTGCAAAACTCGCAATATGCTTGGTTAGATTCCAATAACCCCTTCGAAATAACTCCATCGCTGTTAATGTACACCGTTCTAGTATACGCCCTTATATGTCAAATCATTTAACATACCTAGAATTGTCGATTCGATACGTAATCACAACCGACTGTGACGGTCATTCAAGTATCGCCGTTTATTTCTCGTCTTTTCTTTCCcgctttctcttttctctctcggctttctttccattttttttaaacgaataTCAGATTGTTAGTATATCACGAACGTATAGTAAAACCTTGAATTATTTCTGCAtacaacttatattttttcttgattttatacgaatcgataaattaaaaaataaatttgtgtcaaattttaacataattattttgtaattttattgcaatcaGTCAagttgaattataaaaatcgtaATCCATGTATTGTCAGAATTATGAatgatagttttatatatatatatatatatatatatatatatatatatataaaataaatatatatatatatgtctttaaatatagacaaattaacaaagataattcttttttatatatttagtcgGGACAATTTAGCGAAGATATGATACCGACTGTAGGCTTTAACATGCGTAAAATTACCAAAGGCAATGTCACTATAAAAGTATGGGACATTGGCGGTCAACCAAGGTTTAGATCTATGTGGGAGAGATATTGTAGAGGAGTCAACGCCATAGTTTACATGGTAGATGCAGCCGATTCGGAGAAGATCGAGGCAAGCCGCAACGAATTACATAATTTGTTGGATAAACCACAATTGTCTGGGATACCAGTGTTGGTTCTGGGTAATAAAAGGGATTTGCCTCATGCACTGGATGAGAATGGGCTCATAGAACGAATGTGAGTTATAATGCTTAGctgtaatattttgtagataTATGGTTATGTATATCGATGATAATATATCTTCTAGGAATTTATCTGCGATTCAGGACCGTGAAATCTGTTGCTACAGTATTTCGTGTAAAGAAAAAGACAATATTGATATTACGTTACAGTGGCTCATAGCGCATTCAAAAGGTGGAGTtcgttaatatatttaaaatatcccATTTGTTAGTATCGGTGAGTCTTTGATACTGATAACAGTATTGGGATCAATTGTGAAACGAGCGCATTGAGCAACTTTTGTTCAAAACCAAGTCATTATTGTAGAAAACTACTTGAGCTTTAGCTGATCTAAGTTGAATGGTGCAAATGccatgataaaattaaaaaaaattgtgcttATATGCCAAGAATATGCTCGTGTGAATTATACCATAAGGCACTCACTTCCTGCGAGCACATTAGTAATAaggaacaattttttatattt comes from the Monomorium pharaonis isolate MP-MQ-018 chromosome 9, ASM1337386v2, whole genome shotgun sequence genome and includes:
- the LOC105830755 gene encoding ADP-ribosylation factor-like protein 8B-A encodes the protein MLALINRILDWFKSLFWKEEMELTLVGLQYSGKTTFVNVIASGQFSEDMIPTVGFNMRKITKGNVTIKVWDIGGQPRFRSMWERYCRGVNAIVYMVDAADSEKIEASRNELHNLLDKPQLSGIPVLVLGNKRDLPHALDENGLIERMNLSAIQDREICCYSISCKEKDNIDITLQWLIAHSKGGVR